A single genomic interval of Astyanax mexicanus isolate ESR-SI-001 chromosome 4, AstMex3_surface, whole genome shotgun sequence harbors:
- the LOC125801308 gene encoding zinc finger protein 239-like isoform X1, giving the protein MKPSPDMEKHQHSVKSFTKQSNLKKHQRIHTGERPHHCSDCGKSFTKQSNLKSHQRIHTGVKPYHCSDCGKSFNRLETVKRHQHIHTEEKPYHCSDCRKSFITQSKLKIHQRIHTGEKPYYCSDCGRSFNQQSTLKIHQRIHTGEKPYYCSDCGKSFNRLETVKRHQRIHTGEKPHHCSDCGKSFTEQSTLKIHQRIHTGEKPYHCSDCGKSFNQQSALKIHQRIHTGEKLYHCSDCGKSFTTQSTLKIHQRIHTGEKPYQCPDCGGSFNRQSTLKNHQRIHTGEKPYQCPDCGRSFNRQSTLKSHQRIHTGEKPYHCSDCGKSFTTQSDLKIHQRIHTGEKNVPNLSHGN; this is encoded by the coding sequence atgaagcccagtcccgacatggagaaacatcagcactctgtcaagagttttactaaacagagtaatctcaaaaaacatcagcgcattcacacaggagagagaccacatcactgctcagactgtgggaagagttttactaaacagagtaatctcaaaagtcaccagcgcattcacacaggagtaaaaccatatcactgctcagactgtgggaagagctttaatcgactggagactgtcaaacggcatcagcacattcacacagaagagaaaccatatcactgctcagactgtaggaagagttttattacacagagtaaacttaaaatacatcagcgcattcacacaggagagaaaccttattactgctcagactgtgggaggagttttaatcaacagagtactctcaaaatacaccagcgcattcacacaggagagaaaccttattactgctcagactgtgggaagagctttaatcgactggagactgtcaaacggcatcagcgcattcacacaggagagaaaccgcatcactgctcggactgtgggaagagttttactgaacagagtactctcaaaatacaccagcgcattcacacaggagagaaaccgtatcactgctcggactgtgggaagagttttaatcaacagagtgctctcaaaatacaccagcgcattcacacaggagagaaactgtatcactgctcagactgtgggaagagttttactacacagagtactctcaaaatacatcagcgcattcacacaggagagaaaccgtatcaatgcccagactgtggggggagttttaatcgacagagtactctcaaaaatcaccagcgcattcacacaggagagaaaccgtatcaatgcccagactgtgggaggagttttaatcgacagagtactctcaaaagtcaccagcgcattcacacaggagagaaaccgtatcactgctcagactgtgggaagagttttactacacagagtgatctcaaaatacaccagcgcattcacacaggagagaaaaatgtcccaaatttgtcccatggcaattaa